The stretch of DNA CAAACTATCCTCAACAAACCAAGCCATTGGAATGCTTACTTAATTACCCACGAAAAAAGGCATTCTAAAATTCATGTACTtggtcttaaaaaaaaatctaactttttcaatttgaacaaaaaaaacatGTACAGACCCATCAATTCCCCAGGAAGTGCCCCAGGAATTCTTCACAATCCAGTACTTGGTCCCATTGGACACTCCATAGCCCACAGCCAGCACAGCATGATTCACTTTGTCCGGTGTAGAACTGcagtttggactgtggaagaattatGCTTTGTAAATCCTATGTCCCAATTTTTATTGAATACATCAAAATCCTTGTAATTATATGTAATTGCATTCAACTTTTCCCTTTATAAAATTGCAGAGAGAGAACAACttaaaaaaagaacagaagaGGGTATATTCTAACATAGTGAAAAGTTAGGCACAGTGAAGGTCCAGACATATGGCAGTCAAGATATACAGATCATTAAATTATCATGCACTAGTACAGAAAATAATTTAACAGGCCAGTAGAATGCTAGACGTTATACTCAGAGGGTGAAGTCATGCACCAGATGCTCAAAGCCCTGGTTAAACCATACCAAGAGTTACTGTTAGCACTTCTGGCTATTGCACCTTAGGAAGAATACACTAGCTTTGAAGAAAGTATAGCATTgattaaatgaaaaaaatgttaCATCAACTAATCTTCTCTCTTCCATGGAGGGTTAAGGggtaatttgattgaaatttagAATATTAGAGGGAACAGATAGCACAGAATATTTTTCTGATGGTTGGAGTATCTATAGAACTAGTGAGCATCATCGATGTTAGAGCCCGACCTTTTAGTGGTTGGAGACATTTCTACATACAAAGAGTGGTCGAATTTTGCAACTCCCCTCTGTAACAGATGTTACATCActtattaaatttaaaactgattaaCAGATTTTTGTTAACCAAAGTAATGAAGGAATAATGGATAAAGATGGTTAAAAATTAGATCACACTTCAGCCATTGAACATCAGAACAGGCACAAGGGACTAAATATTCTACATCCGTTCCTAATGTCTGATATAAGCAGCAATGAAGGAACATGTCAGGGTAGGGGCTTCTAGGATTTTCCAAAGAATCCCATACACTGGGCCTTCTGATTGATCCATTGGACTTGCCGAGAACAGAGATTTTGCTACAGGTTCAGTTAAAAACTCTCAAAATGATGGTCAGACTGGGTCACCAATTTTGAAGATCAGTAACAAGCAAAGTCAACCTGGCAGATCCATAAGGTGCTGTCACTTTTCCAACTGCTTTATGCCGGTAAAGCTCTCTGAACTAAACTCCCTATGGTACAGCAAAATGAGAGCTAAACACTAGCATTGAGATAGAACCTAAGGAAGTCGCAGTACACTTTAAAATCAAGAAAATACTTTTGGAGTGCAGTCATTGTAATAAATGAAACAACCACTATGTACACAGCAAGCCTCCACAAGCAACTAGCTTTAGTGATAAACATTatgggataaatgttggccaggacaatTTACCctactttatttcaaaaggggccCCAAGGCTTATTCCATGCATCTGACAGGCCAGATAGGGCCCCAGTTTAATGTTCCACCTAAATCATTTACACTAGCATTGCCACTGTACTGCACTGGGATGTTCAGCCAAAATTATCTGCTCAAGTCTCTAGAAGGGACTCAAAACCATAGCGTCTTGACTCAGAAGAATCAAGCAAACTGTCCAACGACTCATGACAGATACCATGATCTCCTTTGACGTTCCAGGCCTCAGTCAGTCAGAGTGAGCACTATGTATGTAGATGATACTGTGCTAACAACCCTGTTATCTGCATCTTGGGATAAGGATCATTTGCACAGTTGAGTCCCACTCTATCACATTGGTGTTCCTTGGAGCTTCAGTCCTACAACTTTAATCTTTCTGTCATTTTGAGAAGGAGTCATGCATGCAAACTGTAATTATAGCAATTATTCCATCTAGACTTTGTTCTGGTTCATTAGTGGAGTGAACCATCACTATGGGTTAGTCTGTGAATCAGAAGATTATATGTTACCATCTTCACTCATGATGAATGGAGGCAAGAGTTCTAATGTCTGAATACAGGGTGGACAGGttttgtggggtgggggttggtggtgtTGTGTCCTATTTGAATGAAATGGTAGCTATTCCATCACAGCAAGCTTGTTTTCCTCTTAGGGAGTTGAGAGTCAGGCTAATCACCTGTTCTCAAAGTGAACAATGGTATTGAAACTTAGAGCACAACCTGtttgatgtgaatctttggaaGAAATATGCTGTCCGTGGACTATTAGAGGGCATTGAGGACACCTTTCAGTTCAATGTTAAACCAAAGCCTTGTCTGGCCTATAAAGATGGTCATAATCCCACGGCCACTACTCTGAAGAATAGTTTTGGAGATCTCCAAGTATCCTGGGCCAATATTCATCCATCATCCGATATCACTAAAAAAATTCTGACCATTTTCATAATACCGTTTGTGGGAGCTACAGCAATAACATGACAAAAATACTTCTTTGGCTCTCGATTGCCTGTTCTCTTACTCCTTCCCACTCTCCAGCATGGAGGAACTCAATTATGTTCACATCCCAAATAGGCCCTTTCTGAAATCAAATCTGGAGTATAAAGATGTTAATTTTTCAACATGTTCATCAAATTTTGACATTGTAGCCAGGACCAAAATTTATTGCAAATTACTCATTGCCCATGGTGGTATTGAGCTACCGTCTTGAAAAATCGAGCACTTACTTGGAATAAACACCTTTTGTGTAAAATAAAAAGTCATCAGTCACTTCAAAAGCAAAACTGACTGGGTTCAGTCTTGCCACAGCATCCACCATTCCAGCTTCATCATACTACAGAACAAACAGAGTATTAGATCAATTATACTTTCTCAGTGGTGAGCAATGAGTGCAGCATTCTTAGTGTGTTTTGAGACTCAAGTCAGAATTGCAATTCAAAATTAATTGGTTCTAATCATTTCAGAATAAAATCAAAAAATTTGATCCTATTTGTATGTGCTTAAGTTTTTATAACTTATTTCTGTAGTTTGTTTCATTtgtcattttgtgggatgtggaaaTCATTGACAGAACCAACATTCACTACCCATTCCTTAATTGGCCTTGAACAAAGTGGCTTGCCAGGCAATTCAGAGAACAGTgaagagtcaatcatatggctgtggTCTGGAATCTAAACTGGTAAGGTTCATAAAAACTTTGCATGAACCTGATGTTTATCTTTTCATGACAATCAATAGTAGCCTTATGGTCACAATTATTGACACTAGTTTTCAACTCCAGATTTTTAATAACTGGAATAAATGTCCaccagcaggatttgaaccaatgtcaaaaaggaattagtctgggcctctggattactagttcagagATATTGCCACcatgccagcattttgcccagtATTTGGTTTAGAAAAGAAGTGGCTGGGAACATCAAACAAGCACTATTATGCCAGACCATAACATGGTTACTGAAAGATCTGTAACCTACTTCAGTGATATTGACTATATCCTTGACAAATGCAACAGCTTTGCTCCGCTGGAATCTACAAGGTCCATCCTAAgagaaaggcaaaaaaaaagacaaattttcaTAACAGGACAATTAATTACTGCATCATTATATTGGTTTGACAGATTTTCTGCTCATTGAAAAGCTACGACCAAAGTTTGAACTTTCAACTGCATGAAAAGACTTAATTGCTGCTATTCAACCTCACTAGTACCGGAAATTAAACATTTAATTAAATTTTTTAACCCTAATACGCATTCCTTCAAGTTTTCGTTATTGGATATCGTCAAGGTCGGAACATTTGTTTTGTATGGGAAATGCACATGTTTTAGCAAAGTGGTAATTTTCAATTATAATAATTTCAGCAGCAGGCATTTTTCAGTCTTGAAATAAAGAAGATAGTTTACTATCCCACACTTGACCCTAAAAATTTTTTGCAGTCACACATatccaagtacagtgaaaagatttgttttgtgagcagtacagacagatcatcgCAAGGACATACAGTTCATAGAGTGCTTAGTCAcagcaaggcatacaaggttacacaggaagtgtacaaagcaagaccaacattatttgaagctagaaaGTCCATTCAGCAGTTTAGTAACAGCAGGGAAGTAGCATTtgttgaacctgctggtgcgtgtgttcaagcttctgtatctgctgcctgaTGGCAGAAGTTGAGAGAGAGCATTAGTGGGTTGGGagggggtctttgatgttggcagcctttccacaacAACAGGAATAAATGGAGTTCGTGAACTGGGAACAGGGGCTGGCTTTTGTGACGGACTCCACTACAcgcacaaccttctgtagtttcttacggtcctggatAGAGCAAttaccataccaggccattatacaccCGGATAGCATACTTTCTAAGGTACATCTGTAAAAGGTGGTGAAGGTccttacggacatgccaaatttcctaagccacctgaggaagacgAGGCATTGTATGGCCTTCTTGACTGCTCGGTCTACAAGGGAAGTCCAGACAGATTGTTGGTTTTAgtcagtggcacggtggctcagtggttggcactgctgcctcacagcgccagagacctgggttcaattccactcttgggtgactgtgtgtaaactccacacattctccccacgtctgcatgggtttcctctgggtgctgtggtttcctcccacattccagggatgcacaggttgggtggattggccatgctaaattgctcagtgttcagggatgtgtggattaggtgtgTTATGTGGTGGGGCAGGAGGGAAATCAAAcagtccgggtgggatgctctgaggtcagtgtggacttgttgggctgaaggacctgtttccacagtgtaggaatctatgatctatgatcttgacacactcaacctctccacctcagctctgttgatgcAGATAGGGGCATACTCTCCTCTTTTCCACTAGAAGCCAAAtgatcagttctttcattttgccaACAGTGAGACAGGTTATCATCACTGCACCATGAAACTGTGTCCTTggtctccttcctgtattctgacttatTGTTTGATACCACTGCGGTAGGATGTGTGTCATCAAACATGTAGGTGGCATTCACTCAGAATTTGGCGATATAGTTGTGGGTGTACATGAAGTACAGTAGAGGGCTGTGAACCCATGCTCAGGGGTGTGGAGGGGGCTCCAGTATTGAGGGGATGTAGTTGTCCACCTTCACCGATTGCTATCTGTGGGTCACAAAGCTAAAGGATCCAgctgcagagggtggagccacgACTTCGGTCTTTAATTTCAAAATTAGTCTGGagggaattatggtgttgaaggcagagctgtagtcaatgagtaaGTGTCTGATATAGGTGTCCTGGTTATCCAGATGTTCAGGAGATGTGTAGGACTAAGGAAGTGACATCTACTGTGGACTGGTTTGGCTGGTATGCAGATTGCAGGGTATCGACACAgactgggaggctggagttgatgtgggccataaCAGCATCTTCATGATTATAATTGACTTGCCAGGAAATTTGTTCTCAAGTGAATGTGAAGTTAGAAAGGATACTTGTCAGCCTAAAAGTTTGTAGCTGGTTTTGAGCTGATGACTCAGCTTTGATGGTTTCGAATTCTGCTTTTCCCCTTAGTTTCATAGATAAAAAAAGCTACAAATGCTGAAGCCAGTTTCCGTTACAAGAAAAAAGTCACAAGGTTGTGAGGCTAACAACTGAGGTCCACTCACTCTGACTGGAAATGCATTGTTGTACAATAAGATATCAATAGTGATATTCACTTCAACATGCCACAAATTAATATTAAATCTCCTTTTGTCATTTCATGACATAGATAGGAGTGGTCTGCAAACTTCATTGTCTGTATGTTGTGATCCATCCTTAAATTATGAGTTGTGTAAATTTCACAAGTGTCCGCAAGTTTCTTTCACTCAAGTCCATATGTAAATCAGATATTAGCCACAGGTTCGGTGATCCTGTatccattgttggttgttgtATGAACCAGTCTAGTCCACAAATGTTTGGGGATTCTAAtaagtgcagaaacaggcctttcataattttgcccctcatcctttgacattcaagcgaaaacaaaccaagtttgtccaatctctcctcatagctaatacaaTCCAAACAACAGGTCCTGGTCAACCTTtgctttgcaccttctccaaataTCCTTCTGGTAGCGTAACAagcagagctgcacacaatattccaaatgtggcctaaccaaagttctatacagttGCACAGGTTAAAAATTAGAATTTATGATGACAAGACgtatttaatgtttcaagttcacaGGTGATGGAAATCTAGGATTTTCTTACTTCCAAAACTCCTGCCACTGATTGGAAAGGCATCAGGAAAAGTACACTTTACTGCCACTGTACATGCAAATGCTTCTGATGCCCTTCTGGTCAGTGCCTGGAGTTTAgatcttatttaaaaaaaaactcagaacaATGCGACAAACAGGCAATAATCTAAGTATCTAGCTTCTACATTACTGATGTTAATATTTGCTGTCAATCCCTTGATTGACCCTCAGACATTGATATGGAGATTAAGGCCATCTTTAGGCTAGATCCAGGTGTAGtaagtttttgtttaaaaggtCTTCCAGTCTGAAAGGCACAACTGGTACACAATGGCTCTTAATTCCAAGGATGTGATTGTGTCTCACATTGGGACATGTTTTTTACCTCTAATATTCATTTTTACTGACAAGCAtccttaaaattaaaatattatgaTTAATTCTCAACATTCAAATTTGAAAGTCTTATTCACTGAAAAATCCCAATGATATCTCAATTTTCTGAATCACAGTTGCAAATGAAAGATAGAGTAGATATAAGAACATGCAATTTCTTAAGGACTTTGCAACCTAAAAATATGCATAAGTTGATGTTTGTTACTCGGTATCAAGCCAATTGGTTTATTTTAGTTCAGTTCcaaggaaggctcaccagacctgaaacattaactcttttcttcCCCCTCTTCAGAtggtgtcagacctgctgagcttttccagcaattttgtttttattcctatgttatagcatccgtagttcttttggtttattttaaTGTTGACAGGCAATGCTTTGATACCCACATGGAGACTGCAGCTGAATGTAGTTGTTGTTCCCACAAATCTAAACTTGGGAATTAAAGTCCCTTCTTCGAATATCAGCCACAGTCATCTTGTCTCCCTTAATCTCCCTCATACTGGCCTGTACTTTGTATTAGTGTTGTAATTATGCCTGCTGTGTTAAGTAAGAAAAATTAAAGGCACTTATGTTACATGAACAAAGGGAAACAGTGCTGGTGGGCTTGTGCTGATTGCACCAGAAGGTAAGGCACTTCAATAGAGTCGATCTCATTAGCCTAAAATACTTATGCACACACCTTTCAGTGTTTTGAATTTTACTTCAATTTTTCCATTCTGACTAGTTTGGACAGAAGTAGGAATTTCTTCCAGTGGGTCAGGGTCCAGTTCATTGTTTGTGTTCTCGGTCAGTCATCATTTTGAACAGTTTCTGTTCATTTCTTGAAAGCCTTGTGATAAAAAGCATTGCACCAGCAAGTGAGACACTACTCTTATTGGACAGTTTAAAAAACTGTGAAGTCAGACCTTTCCTTCATAAGGATAATCTTGTTCTCTTTCCAGTCCATTGTTGTACTTAATATATTCAAAGGCTTGACTTGGCAGTCCCCTGAAAAAGTAAAATATTGTAAAATGGAAGCTAGATACAGAATTGTTAACATAAAAGTTATTATTTTGTAATGTAATGAACATTTTGCTTAAAGCAGAATTTATTTATTATGGATAATCTATTCTGGTGTGGAGGAGAATGCAAAATAAAGGTGAAATGAGCATTGTATTAATCTCAAACTTTATCCCGAATCATCTCCTATTCATGCTCAAAAAAAAGAGcacccaaacacaaacacaaacacctTTACTGGAAACTGTGCCTCTGAATCACTCACCCAGCACATCCATGATTTTTAAAGTTCTGAGCACAGTCCACAAGTTGTTGTTGTGCCTACAGAAAAAGGttaaaaatatcaacatctccAACTGCTACAGCAGACATATGTAATAATTGTTATTCCAGAGGTTAGCAAAGTTTTTTGTGGCACTCACCAGTGAGACAAGTTTTCCTGATTTTATAGCAATTACAGATTCCAAACATCCAGTACTGGAAAAGGTCCAGCAGCTGCCACAGCTACCCTGTATAGAACATAATCCAGAAACAGCACTGAGCAATTCCAAGCTTAAAGAACTTCAATCACCCAAGCTAGACTTCAGGAGCTGTGTCCATTTACTCCCATTGGTGCCTGTGCTAATAGCTGTTTGGGTTGCAGGCTCTGGAACCCCCTCCCCAAATCCTGCTGCCTCCCTACTTTTCATTCCATCCTGAAGATGCTCCTCAAAACTTAACCAAATT from Stegostoma tigrinum isolate sSteTig4 chromosome 33, sSteTig4.hap1, whole genome shotgun sequence encodes:
- the ctsh gene encoding pro-cathepsin H isoform X1, whose product is MGLLKAFISICLLSYAASSPAEISFGEISSFKEWMITHKKNYGPEEYDHRLQIFIQNKRKIDVHNSGRHSFQMGLNQFSDLTFNEFKSLYLMQKPQNCSATKGNHYSSAEILPENVDWRKRGNYVTPVKNQGSCGSCWTFSSTGCLESVIAIKSGKLVSLAQQQLVDCAQNFKNHGCAGGLPSQAFEYIKYNNGLEREQDYPYEGKDGPCRFQRSKAVAFVKDIVNITEYDEAGMVDAVARLNPVSFAFEVTDDFLFYTKGVYSNPNCSSTPDKVNHAVLAVGYGVSNGTKYWIVKNSWGTSWGIDGYFYIERGKNMCGLAACASYPIPLL
- the ctsh gene encoding pro-cathepsin H isoform X2, with protein sequence MITHKKNYGPEEYDHRLQIFIQNKRKIDVHNSGRHSFQMGLNQFSDLTFNEFKSLYLMQKPQNCSATKGNHYSSAEILPENVDWRKRGNYVTPVKNQGSCGSCWTFSSTGCLESVIAIKSGKLVSLAQQQLVDCAQNFKNHGCAGGLPSQAFEYIKYNNGLEREQDYPYEGKDGPCRFQRSKAVAFVKDIVNITEYDEAGMVDAVARLNPVSFAFEVTDDFLFYTKGVYSNPNCSSTPDKVNHAVLAVGYGVSNGTKYWIVKNSWGTSWGIDGYFYIERGKNMCGLAACASYPIPLL